CGGCCAGGTGGTTGGGGTCAGCACCGAAAATCTGTGCCGTGATCGGGCGTTCTTCTTCCGCGTAAAAGAGATAGCGGCGCGAGCGGAGATTCTGTCGGACCATCGCCTCGCTTGATACGAACTCCGTCATGATCAGGCCGCAGCCGCCCAATCGCTTGATGAAACGCCGGAAAACGGTATCCGTTATTCCTGCCATCGGCGCCAGAATGTGGGCCGGCCGGATTCGGACGTTGCGGATCAGCAGTTCTTGAAACAGCATAGGATAACTATTCATTGAGTATAGCGGCGCGGTCGGCAATTGCAAACCGCATCTGGCCCTCGGCGATGAGCTCGCTTTTTACGTAGGCCGAGCCGCGTAATTCACCAAGCGTTTCACGCAGTTTCAGCACGCGGGCTTCAAACCGCACCGTCTCGCCCGGCACGACAATCCTGCTAATCGAGGCGGACGGAATCTGCAGGATCATGGCGATCTTGCCGGCCATCTCAGGCCGTTCCAGCACCAGAATGGCCCCGAGCTGCGTGACCGCTTCCAGCAGAATGCCGGGCGGGACCACCGGAAATGCGGGCGAGTGGCCAAGCAGGATTGCTTCATTGGCGGTGAAGTTCTTGATGCCGTGAATTTCGACCCCAGGCGTAAAACCCGTGACGCGATCCACCAGCAGAAACGGATAGCGGTGGGGCAGCGCTCGCTGGATGATGGATTCAAACGATTGGATTGTTTGTTGCGGTGCTGGGTCTGTCATCGGGCTGATGCCGGTCTGCGGTCAGATGAGCCTAGAACTTGAGCGTATCACCCTTCGCGGGAGCAGCAGCGGGCGCCGGACCGGCGGGACGCTTCAGCAATTCCCGGCCCAGCGGACGGCTGCGGGCGGTGAAATCGCCGGGACGGTCCTTGTCCGCTTCGTATTGTTCCTGCATGGCTTCAAGTTTTGAGTCCAAATCGTCCAGATAGTTCACGGCCAGCGCTTCCATGAACATCGGCTCCTTGGGCGAGCCGAATTCCAGCTTGCCGTGGTGCGAAAGAATGATGTGCTGCAGGCGGTCCCACAACTCCGGGGGAAAATCCGGTATCTCCCGCAGCTTGTCACGGACCATTTCAACCCCCATGCTGATGTGTCCTACCAGCTGGCCGCGCGT
The nucleotide sequence above comes from Acidobacteriota bacterium. Encoded proteins:
- the fabZ gene encoding 3-hydroxyacyl-ACP dehydratase FabZ yields the protein MTDPAPQQTIQSFESIIQRALPHRYPFLLVDRVTGFTPGVEIHGIKNFTANEAILLGHSPAFPVVPPGILLEAVTQLGAILVLERPEMAGKIAMILQIPSASISRIVVPGETVRFEARVLKLRETLGELRGSAYVKSELIAEGQMRFAIADRAAILNE